One part of the Dermacentor andersoni chromosome 2, qqDerAnde1_hic_scaffold, whole genome shotgun sequence genome encodes these proteins:
- the LOC140215871 gene encoding uncharacterized protein: MPKSIIQDPLLLSRLKWSEIEDLLCLEVFCETRRDPLSVRGLLNIDAMDGGVFRTYFRFEKEDVRRLQRALGIPETVVTPQRVSVPGDEALCITLRRVAYPNRLCDLEDLFGRHSSTISSLTNEVLRQIDERFFHLLDDVNNHAWLNLDTLEKFSQVVSRKNSRVSVGVSPFTLTNCWAFINGTARAICRPSRDQKLYFSGHKRFHALKYQAIMCPNGIICLLDGSYPGSKHDAGNFGISNVYSKLESLVQGHNYCIHGDPAYPLRPLLLKPYGSVSLTPEPCAFNKAMSSVRQAVEWGFNKIAGLFAFVDFKKNQKLYLQNVPRIYEASALLANCHTCLYGAQVSHYFGLEPPDLEAYLTPL; this comes from the exons ATGCCGAAGAGCATAATACAGGACCCGCTACTCCTGTCACGACTGAAGTGGTCGGAGATCGAAGATTTGCTATGCCTTGAGGTATTTTGTGAGACACGGCGCGACCCACTTTCTGTGCGCGGACTTCTGAACATTGATGCAATGGACGGAGGTGTCTTCAGGACATATTTTCGCTTTGAAAAGGAAGATGTCCGCAGACTACAGCGGGCCTTGGGCATACCCGAAACGGTGGTAACACCGCAGAGAGTGTCAGTTCCCGGAGACGAGGCCTTATGTATAACACTTCGACGGGTGGCATACCCGAACCGACTGTGTGATCTTGAGGACCTTTTCGGGCGGCACAGCTCGACAATATCGTCCTTGACGAACGAAGTTCTGCGGCAAATCGACGAGCGCTTCTTCCACCTGCTCGACGACGTCAACAATCACGCCTGGCTCAATCTCGACACACTGGAAAAATTCTCCCAAGTAGTAAGTCGCAAAAACAGCAGAGTTAGTGTCGGAGTTTC GCCATTCACGCTGACGAATTGCTGGGCGTTCATCAACGGCACGGCAAGGGCAATATGCCGACCATCAAGGGACCAAAAACTGTACTTCAGTGGACACAAACGATTTCATGCCTTGAAGTACCAAGCCATTATGTGTCCGAATGGGATTATTTGCCTGTTGGACGGGTCGTATCCTGGCAGTAAGCATGACGCCG GCAACTTCGGCATCAGCAATGTCTACTCGAAGCTGGAAAGTCTTGTTCAAGGACATAACTACTGTATTCACGGCGACCCGGCCTACCCATTGCGGCCGCTTCTACTCAAACCTTATGGAAGTGTGTCCCTAACTCCGGAACCGTGCGCATTCAACAAGGCTATGAGCAGTGTGAGACAGGCCGTTGAGTGGGGATTCAACAAAATTGCGGGACTGTTTGCCTTTGTAGACTTCAAGAAAAATCAAAAGCTGTACCTACAGAACGTGCCGCGTATCTATGAAGCCAGTGCGCTTCTTGCCAACTGTCATACCTGCTTGTATGGTGCTCAGGTATCCCACTACTTTGGCCTCGAGCCACCAGATCTTGAAGCTTACCTTACCCCTCTGTAG